The DNA sequence CCACTGAATCTCCACGACGGAGCATCCGTTTTTTCAGATGTGGAAACTCCGCAACTTCTACTTCCAAATTTTCTCCCCCCACTAAATACACTAAATCTTCATCCCCTATATTTCTGAGATGATGAGCGACAGAAGGAGTAGGGAATCCCATAAAATCTCCTGAACCCACTTCAAATTCCTCGCCGTCAATTTCTGCAATACCCCTACCTGATAAAATATAAATCCATTCTTCCTCCCGATAGTGGGAATGATAAACAAAAGACTCCTTACCGGGGGCAATCCTCGCAAAATTAACTCCAGTACGCTTTAATCCAACTGTACGTCCAAGATAGACTCCAGAGATTTCAGATTTTGAGTTCCAAGGGTGAGAAAAAGTTTGGATACTGTCTGCAATTTCTTTTGCCCGTAAAATAAAAGTTTTTTTGCCTTCCATAGTGTTCTAAGGTTTTTGACTTTTGTTTTTTAATTTAATAGTAAGCATCAACTCATAACTTGACAACTAAGACCACTTTAACATCAGCTTAATTCAGCAATGCCAGTATTCAAGAGTTTGGAGATGCCCGACACAAAAAATCTGTAGAAGATGCTCATGCCAAAATCCCAAAACTTGTACGAAAGTTAAAAAAAGTCGGAGATAAAGAATAAAAATACTAGCAAAAAAGATAATTGACCTCATTTTTGATTTTTATGTAGAGCAGTCTAGCAAGAAGCAGAAATACCAAATTTTTCTGTTAACTATTTTTTGCTCTATTATTAGGGGTAATATGTTCTAATTTACCATCTCCATAAGAGTGCTGAACTTCAGAAATAACAACATGAAATCCTTTATACCATTTAGTGTATTGACGTTTAGCTTCAATGTGTTTTGGATGTCTGGAAAATTCTTTGAGTGCGTCCATATTTTCCCAATAATATATAGCATTCTTTCTTTTTCCATCAACAGACTCCCATGATTCTCTTCCTAGAAAGCCATTCACTGATGCGGCCGCTTCATGTATTTGATTGTCCAAAAAATAAAACTGTTCATCATATTCTCCGGGTTCAAAAATAAATGCACTTGAATACATGACTTTATCTTTTGCTTTAACTATTAAACCATAATTTTATCTCAAGATAGTTGAGTTATTATTTTAATCATCTTAGGTGCGATCGAGCATTGACTAAGTTTGTTGTTTATTTTGTTTTTGTATCAAAAGTAGTAGGATTATGTACTTTGTGCAAGATAGCACAAGATCAGATATGTTATGATACATCAAATTATTATGATTGTGTACTACTGTCTCCTTATAATTTTCATTTCTTTATCGGTAAGCCCGTATATAATGAGCTACCCTATTATCAATAATCTGCTTTCCACTGCTCTACGTATTGAATAAGAGATAAAACGAATTTGCCCTAAGCTCCATGACATATCCTAAATAAATTAAGTTATGTTAAGATTTGTTAAGTAAGGGTATATTCGAATAAACTCAA is a window from the Cyanobacterium sp. Dongsha4 genome containing:
- a CDS encoding cupin domain-containing protein, translating into MEGKKTFILRAKEIADSIQTFSHPWNSKSEISGVYLGRTVGLKRTGVNFARIAPGKESFVYHSHYREEEWIYILSGRGIAEIDGEEFEVGSGDFMGFPTPSVAHHLRNIGDEDLVYLVGGENLEVEVAEFPHLKKRMLRRGDSVEIYDTSDAKPFGVLDE
- a CDS encoding antibiotic biosynthesis monooxygenase family protein, which codes for MYSSAFIFEPGEYDEQFYFLDNQIHEAAASVNGFLGRESWESVDGKRKNAIYYWENMDALKEFSRHPKHIEAKRQYTKWYKGFHVVISEVQHSYGDGKLEHITPNNRAKNS